Within Magnetospirillum sp. WYHS-4, the genomic segment CCCCGGCGACGGTCTCGCGCAAGGCGGAGCCCTCGCCCGCCAGGGAACCGAAGAACAGCAGCCCCATGCCCCGCTGGTTGGACGTCAGACGTTCGACACTGCCGCCGAGAATCAGGAAGACGTCGTCGTGAGGTTGGCCCTCGCGGATCAGGATGGTCTCCGGGTTGAAGGTCGCCAGCGGCGCATTGAGCAGGAGGCGCAATCCGTGGCGCGGCACGTCCGGGAAATAGGCCGCCAACGCCTCGTGGGCCAAGCGGCGGGTGAAATCTGTATTGCCGGGAACCAGCACGTCGATGGTGCCGAAGGGGGCGCCGGAACCGATTCGCCGTTCCTCCTCGGTCAGGCGCCGGGCGGTATGGGCAAGGATGATCTTGCCCGACAGGTCATCCCGGAAGTCCTTGGCGACGCCATGGATCAGGCCCCCGCCAATGTCCAGCTTCTTGATGTCGGATCGCTCGGCGTAGGATTCGCGGATGCGTTCGAACCAGGCCCGGTCGAGGCCCGGCGCCGACGGATCGTCGGTCACCATGGATTCCAGCACATCCAGGGAAACCATGTCGGCGAAATGGGCGTAGCTCCGGTAGCCCCCCACCCAAAGGGTGCGGAACAGGAAGATCGTGGTTTCCACCGGATGAGGCGAGAAAACCGGCTTCACTTCCAGCCCTTCGATGTCGTTCCACTGGTCTATCGCCAAGTCGTGGACATCGAAGTAGTCGCCGAACGTCGTTTCCTCGATGTCCAGCAGGGCTGCCAACTTCTTGGCCACCGAATGTCGCACCAGGGGTGTGGCGTAGTACTTGACCCGGTGGTCGCTGCGGATCAGGGCGGTCAGGCCGGCGAAATGATCGTCGTGGGAATGGGTGTGGAAGATGCCTTCGATCTCGTTCAGGCCGATGCCCAACGCCTGCAGGGACGCCTGGATGTGCGGCCCCGCGTCGACCAGATAGAACTTGCCCTGGAAGACCAGTAGACTACCCATCGAGGGTCGGTTGAAATCCCAGCCGTCGCCCTCGCCCGTATGGATGACGGCGAAGTATTCCAGCCGCACCTCGTGGTTGCCCAAGGGATAGGGACATTCGTAGGTCTCGAACGGCCCCAGGTTGAGGTCGACGGCAACCCTCTCCTCGCCCAAGGCGAAGGTATAGACGTTGAAGCTGGTACGCCGAACCGTCACCCCGCCCATCACTTCGACCGGCTCTCCCCCCAGGAACAGCGTGTCGATCAGATCGCCGGGATGGTGGATGCGGCCGAAGGCGAAGCGCAGTTTGAGCCGCATCATGTCGCGCGCGGTCGCGGGATCGACGCCGGTCGCCTCGATTTCCTGCTCGGAAACCAGTCCATAGTTGCCCCTGTAGATGTACTGGAGCTGGGACTCGACCTGCTCGCGCAGGCCCATCAGGATCGGCTTGCGCCCGGTATTGCCGGGATGGCCGGGAATGATCATCCCCTGGCGATAAAACATCTGCAGGACCGGGAATTCGGCCAGGTTGGCGAAGACGCCGTTCTGCAACATGACGTCGCCCAGCAGGATGGCGTTGGGGCCGGTCTCGAAGGCCACGCCCTGCGATTCCGTGGGAACGATCAGCCCACGCTTCATCAGGTGCTTGACCACATCGGCCGGGCACCCGCACAGCACGTGCAGGCCCGCTTCCGGTGCCTCCACCCAAAATACCCCATCGGTGACTTTTATCTTGCGAATTCTGGCCATGGTGGGTCCCCGGAGCCATCATAGGCCTAGCGAAAAAAAAGGAAAGGGGCGGTGCAGGGCAGCAGGTATCCGAACTCAGGTTATTGACCCGGCAGCAAGAAGTTTCTACGCGGCATAGTGTGTCCGTTGGTCCTGGAAGTAGGTGCCGATTTGAGTTTGGCCTTGGTTCGGGCAGGAACGGCGGCGGCGATCAGAATGTCGCCCTTTCGGGCCGTACCAGGGTGCGCAGCATGGCAAACGGCGAATCCGGTTTGTCGCGGACGATCCGGGCCGCCTTTCGCCCGCGCGGCGGGATAAACAGGGCCTTACCCGCGGCATTCGGCTTGGCCTTGAAGCCCAACGCGCGCAGCACGCCTTCCAGTTCCGCCGCCCCGCAGCCCAGCAGGTTGGCAAGGTCGGCCGGCGGGGAAAAGGGCGGCTTCAGGACCCAGAGGGCATCGCCCAGCCGTTCCAGGATGTCGAGCCTGAGCGCCAGGGGCCCCAGCACCCGGAAGCCCACCGCTTCCAGGAAGGCCTGGGGCAGGCCGGGGGGCTTGGGCACGGCGGTGCGCCCGGCAGGCGGCGGATGGAAAGGACCCTGACCTGCCGCGACGCTCCAGAGCAGGGCTCGGAGAGCGAGCGCATCCGGCTTCAGCAGCGCGGGCAGAAAGACGCTTTCCCGGCCGATGCGCACCCCCAGGGCGGCCAGGGCCTTGCGATCCGCCTTGGCAAGCCCGGCCACTTGGTCTTCCACCCGGCCGCGCGGAAAGGACCCCAGGGATTCCATGAGATGAAAGGCGATGCCCCGCGCCGGACCGGACAAATCGGCGGATTCCAGGGCGGCCAGGGGTGCCAGGCGGCGCCGGACCTGGGCCTCGACGAAGGCGGCCAAGCGGCGGCGAATCCGCTCCCGGTCGTCGCCCGCCAACAAGTCGAAGGCGGGGACGTCGACCTGAGGCTTCAGGTCCGTACCGCCGGGAACCAGCCGTCCCACCGTGGCGCCGCGCCATGCCAGCGACCGGTCGGTCTGGAGGGCGAAGGCCTCGTCGCCGTCGCTTTCCAGCAGATGGATGCGCCTTGCGGTCTCGGAGGCCAGGGCCTTGCGGGTGGCAGCCGAAACGGCGCGGGCCGCCGTTCCGGCATCCGGCCCCTCGGGGTGGAAGCGGAATCCGTCCATGCGGCCGACCGGAAGGCCTTCCACCAGAACCCAGCCTTCGGCGTCCACGGCGGCCAGAAGCTTCTTGTTCTCCTTAAGCCGGCTGACCAGGACGGCGGTGCGGCGGTCGACGAAGCGCTGGGTGAGCCGCTCATGCAGGGCGTCGGATAGACGATCCTCCATCTGGCGGGTGACGCCCTGCCAGTGGCCGGCGTCCTTCATCCAGTCGGCGCGGTGCGAGACGTAGGTCCAGGTGCGGATATGGGCGATGCGCTGCATCAGGGTCTCGATGTCGCCGTCGGTCCGGTCGATGCGGGCCACCTGGGCCGCCACCCAGTCGGTGGGCAGACGGGCCTCGGCGCCAGCCAGGAAGCCGAAGATGCGGGCCAGCAGGCGCGCATGGGCTTCGGGCTGCACCTTGCCGAAGTCGGGGATGCGGGCTACATCCCACAGCAGGCGGACCCTGTCCGGCGCGGCGGCGGCGCGCCGCACCGCTTCGTCCCGCAGCAGGATCTTCAGCGCCAGTTCGTCGTCGGCCTCGCGGGCCCTGACCAGGCCCTGGGCGGGCGGCGGCTGGGTCAGGCTCTTCTGCAAGGCCTCGATCGAGCCGAAGCGCAGCCTCGGATTGCGCCAGAACAGGTAGCGCAGGGGCTCGAAGGCGTGGCCCTCGATGCGTTCGACCACCTCGGGGGCCAGGGGGCCGATCTCGGCCGTGGTGCCGAAGGTGCCGTCGTTCATGTGCCGTCCGGCGCGTCCGGCGATCTGGGCCAGTTCGGACGGCGTCAGGTCGCGGGCCAGGCGGCCGTCGAACTTGCGGGTGGCGGCGAAGGCCACGTGGTCGACATCCATGTTCAGGCCCATGCCGATGGCGTCGGTCGCCACCAGATAGTCCACCTCTCCGGCCTGGTACATGGCGACCTGGGCGTTGCGGGTGCGCGGGCTCAGCGCCCCCAGCACCACGGCGGTGCCGCCCCGCTGGCGGCGCACCAGTTCGGCGATGGTGTAGACGTCGGTGGTGGAAAAGGCGACCACGGCGGAACGCGCCGGCAGGCGGGTGAGCTTGCGCTGGCCGGCATAGGACAGGGTCGACAGGCGCGGGCGGACGACGAACTCGGCATCGGGAACCAGCCGCCGGAGCAGGGGGCGGACAGTCTCGGCGCCCATGAACATGGTCTCCTGCAGGCCACGGGCGTGCAGAAGCCGTTCGGTGAAGACATGGCCGCGGTCGGGGTCGGCGCACATCTGGACTTCATCCACCGCCAGGAAGGCCACCGGCCGGTCGGCGGGCATGGCCTCGACGGTGCAGAGGAAATAGCGCGGATGGGCGGGAACGATCTTTTCCTCGCCGGTAATCAGCGCCACCTGTCCGGAGCCCTTGATCTTGACCGCGCGTTCGTAGTTCTCGCGCGCCAGCAGGCGTAGCGGAAAGCCGATCATTCCCGAGGCATGCCCGAGCATGCGCTCCATGGCGAAGTGGGTCTTGCCGGTGTTGGTCGGCCCCAGCACCGCCGTGATGCGGGCGCGCTCGCGCGAGGTGTCGATCTGCATGGCCGGAGGATCGGCCGGGCCGACGGAGAAAGCAAGAGGTGGGAGACGCGGCTGGAGGCCCGAAAACGAGACCGGGCCCCCTGGGGAAGGGGGCCCGGCGCAACCAGAGCAGTCGGTAGAAGGGATTAGAAGGTCAGCAGGACGCCGGCCTGGACGCCGTAGCCGTCGTTCTCGTTGGCGGCGCCGCCGACTTCGTTTTCATAGTTGCCGCGGAAGACCGACGCGTTGAAGTCGACTCCGGGCCCGAGGTTGAAGTTGTAGCCGACCACCCATTCCGAATACTCGTCGTCACCCTTGGTGAGAATGGCACCCTGGGTCTGGCCCTTGGTGTAGGTCACGCCGAAGGTGTGAGGGCCCAGGGCATAGGTCAGGCCCAGGTCCCATTTCCAGCCGTCCATGGAAGTCGTCGTGGTGGCCGCGTTGTAACGGGTCGCGTTCTTGCTGAGCTGGCGTTCGTAACTGCCGCCCAGGGTCACATCCGCGTAGCTAAGGTTCAGGCCGCCGCCGACCCACTCGGTCTTGGCATCGATCACGTTGGTGGCCGCATCGACGCCGCGCCGGGCGTAGTGGCCGTCCACGCCGACCTTCACGCCCATGATGGTCTCGTCGTAGGCCAGGGTGCCGGACCAGTAGGAACCGTTGAAAGCCGCGGCATTCTTGTTGATGGCCGCATTGTTGTTGGCGGCCGCATCCGGAACGTAGGTCAGACCGGCAGCCAAGCCCATCAACCGCGGCGTGATGTAATTGACACGGTTGTACATGCTGCTGTCGTCGGCACCGGTGGCCCCCATGGCGCCGCGGGCGCTGTGGTTGGCCGGCAGGGCCAAATAGACCGTACCAACCCAGATGTCGCCCGTGTTCAAGCCGATGATGGAGGCGTTCGGCGCGCGGTGGCCCAGGTTCCAGGCGGGCCCCGAAGTGGTGCCCAGTTCGAGCCGGCCCAGCATCTCCGATTCCAAGTACATGAATGTTTCGTCGAAGGCCCGGTTGCCGTTGGTGCCGTTGTCTCCGTTGAAGCTGTCGGATTCGAACTCGACCCGCATGCCGACGGCGATGCCGTTGTCCAGCTTGGTCTCGCCCTTGACGTGGATTTCGGAGGCCGACTTCTGGTCGAAATTCTTGTAGTTGGTGAGGCTGGCCCGCTCGTAATCGTCGTCCTGATCGGCGTAGCCTACGACTTGGCCGAAGAAGCCGCCCAGCTGCAGCTTGATCTTCTCGGATGCGGCGGCCGGGGCGGCTGCCATGCCGAGGCCAGCCAAGGCGGTGGTGGCGAGGGCCGCGAGGCGGATGGTCTTCATGCTAGCCATTGATTCGCTCTCCTTGTCGATCACGATGTTGGATCGACGATAGGTCTCGCCTTCTGCGGCCGCAACAGGATTTTGCAGCAAATTTGAGCTTGTGCTCCGCTGTAGAAAAAATAGGCAATCACATCAACGTCACTTGCCTAACCATTGGGAATACCACATATCTTGGGGACCATGCCGTCCCGGATGGCCCCCTATTTATCCCCAGACGGGAGGGTCTAGGGCCTTTCCATGCCGACGATTTGGTGGGGGGGTGTGACATCTATGCTACAGGGAAAACCCCGTAGCCGGCCCCGAGGAGGCCCATCGATGCCGAAATCGCCTGTTGCCGTACCTTTGATTCGCCCGTCCGAAATCACGGCGCCGTCCGTCTTCGCTTCCCGGCGCCACTTCCTGGCCGGAGCCGCGGCAGGCCTTATCCTTGGGCCGGGACCAGCGGTAGCGGGGGCGAAACTGGAAGCCGCGGTCAAGACCCGTCCTCCGGTCTCCGAGCCGCTAACCGAGAAGGAATCCGCCACCAGCTACACCAACTTCATCGAACTGGGCGGGGGGAAGACCGGCCCGTCGGCCAACGCCGGAGATCTGCGGACCCGCCCTTGGACGGTGACGATCGATGGCTTGGTACGTCGGCCGGCCACCGTCGATCTGGACGATCTGATCCGCCCCCACCCGTTGGAGGAACGAATCTACCGCCTGCGTTGCGTCGAGACCTGGTCCATGGTCATCCCCTGGCTGGGTTTTCCCTTGGCCGACGTCCTCAAGCGATTCGAGCCCCTGGGATCGGCCCGCTATGTCGCCTTCGAATCCCTGATGGACCCCGACCGCCTGCCGCGCCAGGCTGTTCCGCTTTATCCCTGGCCGTACCGGGAAGGGCTGCGCCTGGACGAGGCCTTGCATCCCCTGACCCTCCTGGCGATCGGGATGTACGGCGAGGAACTGATGCCCCAGAATGGGGCGCCCATCCGCTTGGTGGTGCCCTGGAAATACGGTTTCAAGAGCATCAAATCGGTGGTCCGCATCACCTTGACGGAGCAACGCCCCCTTACCCTCTGGAACGACCTGCAACCGGCCGAGTACGGATTCTGGGCGAACGTCAACCCCGACGTCGACCATCCCCGCTGGAGCCAGGCGAAGGAACGCCGCATCGGCGATTTCTTCCGCCGCAAGACCCTGCCCTTCAACGGCTATGCCGAGGAGGTCGCCCCGCTTTATTCGGGCATGGACCTGAAGAAGAATTATTGAATGCGCCCCTGGGACAAGCGCTTGGCCTTCGCCGCCTGCCTGCTGCCGCTTGCCTGGCTCGTCCTTCAGGCGGCGACCGGCGGCCTGGGGGCCAATCCCATCGAGACCGGCACCCGCTTCCTGGGCGATTGGGCCCTGCGCTTCCTGCTGCTGACCCTGGCCGTCACGCCGCTTCGCCACCTGACGGGATGGACCGGATGGATGCGCTACCGGCGGATGCTGGGACTGTTCTGTTTCTTCTACGCCGGCCTGCACATGACCAGCTACGTGGCGCTGGACCAGTTTTTCGACTGGGCGGCCATCGGCCGGGATCTGGCGAAGCGCCGCTACATGACCATCGGCATGGCAACCCTGGCCCTGCTGCTGCCCCTGGCCGCCACCTCGACCGACGCCATGGTCCGCCGCTTGGGCGGGCCGCGCTGGAAGAAGCTGCACCGGCTGGTGTATCCGGCGGCGATCCTCGCGGTTCTCCACTTCACCCTGATGGTCAAGGGACCGCCCCTGGAGCCCGCCGCTTACGGCCTCGTCCTGGCCCTGTTGCTGGGCTGGCGGGCTTGGCGGCTTCGGAGACATTCGCCTTCGTGACCGGCCTTCCTTCGCGGGTTCAGGACGCCTTGGACGGCGTGGCGCTCTTGGCGGCATCCACCGCCGCGACCAGGCGGGCGCCCAGGCCCTGGACGTTGGCCAGGAATCCCCCGTCCACCGCCGCCTGACGCCCGGCCAGGGCCCGCAGGGCCGGCTGGTCGATGGATGCGCCCTTCGCCACCTTTTCCCGGTCGGCCGATTCCGATTTGGCCAGCGCGGCGGCAATGGCTCCCACCTTGGGGCCGATCAGGTCGCCGGCCGAAACGGCGTCCTGCTGGGCGGCGGCGGCATCGCTGCCGCCGGCCATCAGGGCCGCCATGTCGGTGTCCAGCCGGTTGCAAAGCTGCGACAGACCCGAGATGGCCGTCGACAGATCCGGCGATGGCCCGCCCGAGCGCAGGGAGGTGCTCAATTGCCCGAAACGCCCGACGTAGACGTTCAGCAAGTCCACGAACATGCCCATCGCCTTGCCTCCCTACACAACCCCGACGTTGTAGAAACCGTTGAGCTGCCCGCGTAGGACCGCTCCGCCCCCCGGCGGCGGCACCTGCTGCCACGGATTGGCCGGATCGATGCCGAAGGCGGTAAGCGCCGCGTCCAGTTCGTTGGAAAAGGCGATGTTGGTCACCGGATGGGCGGCCGCCCGCGCCCTCAGATAAGCGGCCATGGCGATCTTCGAACGATATTTTCCGAAACTGCCGCCGCCCGCCGGCGGCTCGCCGCCTTCGAAGATTCCGGCCTGGACGCCGTTCCACATCAGCGGCTTGCGGTTCTGCAGCGCCAAGCCGGCGTCGGTCACGGCGTCCACGATGGCTTGGCGCAAGTTGGCATAGTTGCCATCGCGATGGAGGTAGACGACCACCGTGTCCAGCTTCCCCGCGTTTCCCGGCCCCAAAAACTTCATGGACCGCAGGTTCGCCTGGTTCAGGGTGAGCGGCAGCAAGGCCGCCACCGCGTCGGCGACGCTGGCCGGCCGGACATTGATCCCGACCCGCCAGTCGGTATTCACCACCCCGTGGCCCTGGCCGCGGAAGTGCATGTACCGGCTGGCGGACGAGGCCACGTCCGGCGGATCGAAGTCCAGATCCTCGACGGTATTGAAGGTGTCGGCCAAGGTGTCGCCGTCCGTGTTGACGAAGCCCACGTTGGTCTGGATCCTGAGATTGACCCCCGTGGCGGCCGTGCCGACGCGCACCATGGCGTTGCGCAAGGGGCCCAGGAAATGGATGCAGCACAGAAGCGTCCAGGGACTGTCGGCCAATGGCACCTTCCGGCCCGCCACCGGATTGTTGACATAGACCCGGTAGATTTCGTTGACGGCGGCATTGAAATCGGCCGCCAGGGCCAAGGTGCCGTTGGCGTCGCGCTGGTCCAGGATGGCCTTGGCACCCAATTTGAAGTCGTCGAGGTCGGGCATGGCTCAGTAATCCTCGCCGCTGGAGGCATCGAGATCGTCGACATCCTGGGCCAGGGTGGTGCCCTTCTTTCCCCAGGCCGCCGCCTGCAGGGCGGCCACCATGGATTCCTGGAGACTCCAGACGCTGTCGGCGAAAGCCGCGTCGACCTTGGCCTGGGTGGCCGCCTTGTCCCGCAGGCCGGCCTGATCGAGCACGCCTGCCTTGGCGATGCGCGCCTGGTCGTCGGCTTGTGCCTCGTCCAGCAGGGCGGACAGGCTGCCGCCCTGGGCGAGACTCATCTCGGCCACGGCGTCGGCCTCGCTATAGGCCGCGACGTCCTTGAGGCTTCCTTTGGAAACGGCCGCCATGTCCGTATCGGCGCGGGCGCAGGTGGCGCGCAGGTCCTTGATGGCGCCCTCGACGTCCTTCACGGAGTCCGAGGGCCGCAGGCCGGAGACGCTGGCCGACCGCCAAGTGGCGGCAGCGGTATCCATGAGTTCTGCGAATGCGGTCACACCGGCTTCCCTTCACGTCGGTCGTTATTCGACAGACGCGGGAAGCCGCCAATTTGTGAAACGTCAGTGCGCCTCGTCCCAGGACGGGGCGATGCCGGTGTCGACCACCAAAGGAACGTCCAGGGACGCCGCCCCTTCCATGACGCCCTTGACCAGGGCGGCGGTATCCCGGGCTTCGGCCTCGGGCACCTCGAAGACCAGTTCGTCGTGCACCTGGAGCAGCATGCGGGCCTTGAGACCCGCCCTTTCCAGGACCGCCGGCAGGCGCACCATGGCGCGCTTGATGACGTCGGCGGCGCCCCCCTGGATGGGAGCGTTGATCGCCGCCCGTTCGGCGAAGCCCTTGACGTTGGGGTTGCGGTCGTTCAGCCCCTGGATGTGGCAGCGCCGCCCGAACAGGGTGGTGACGAAGCCGCCTTTGCGGGCTTCCTCCTTGGTGCGTTCCATGTAGGCCTGGATGCCGGGGTACTGGGCGAAATAGGCCTCGATGTAGCGCGCCGCCTCGCCATTGGATATCCCCAGTTGGCGGGCCAGGCCGAAGGCGGAAATGCCGTAGACGATGCCGAAATTGATCGCCTTGGCGCGCCGCCGGTAGGCCGGGTCCATACCGTCCAGCGGCACCCCGAAGACCTGGGAAGCCGTCAGGGCATGGATGTCCAGGCCCCGGCGGAAGGCATCCTTCAGGGCGTCGATGCCCGCCACATGGGCCAGCAGGCGCAGTTCGATCTGCGAATAGTCGGCCGACAGCAGCAGGTGGCCCTTTTCGGCGACGAAGGCGCGGCGGATCTTGCGGCCTTCCTCGGTCCGCACCGGGATGTTCTGCAGGTTGGGATCGGACGAGGCCAGCCGCCCGGTCGAGGTCGCCGCCATGGCGAAGGACGTGTGCACCCGGCCCGTCGCGGGGTCGATCTGCGCGGCCAGGGCGTCGGTGTAGGTGCCCTTCAGCTTGGCGATCTGGCGCCAGTCCAGCAGGCGGCCCGGCAGGTCGTGGCCCAGTTCGGCCAGTTCCTCCAGCACCCCGGCGTCGGTGGAATAGGCCCCGGTCTTGCCCTTCTTGCCGCCCTGCAGGCCCATTTCGTCGAACAGTATCTCGCCCAGTTGCTTGGGCGAGGCCAGATTGAACGGCCGGCCGGCAAGGGCGTGGATTTCCCGTTCCAGCGCCGCCATGCGGCGGGCGAAATCGTCGCTCAAGGCCCGCAACTGGGTGGCGTCCACCTTGATGCCGGCCCGTTCCATGGCTTCCAGGATGGGCACCAGGGGCCGTTCCAGGGTCTCGTAGACGGTGGACAGGCGCTCCGCCGCCAGACGGGGCTTGAGCACCCTATGGAAGGCGAGCGTCACCTCGGCGTCCTCGGCCGCATAGTCGCGGGCCTTTTCCAAAGGCACGAAGTCGAAGGTGGTCTGGCCGCGCCCGCTGCCCACCACCTCCTTGTAGCGGATGGTGCGCCGGCCCAGGTAAAGCTCCGCCAGTTCGTCCATGCCGTGGCCGTGCAGCCCGCCTTCGAGCACGTAGGACAGCAGCATGGTGTCATCGATGGGCCGGATGCCCACCCCAAGCCGGGCCAGGATCTGCATGTCGTACTTGATGTTGTGGCCGACCTTGAGGACCGAGTCGTCTTCCAGCAGGTCCTTGAGCAGGGCGAGCGCCGCCTCCTTGCGGATCTGGCCTTCCACCAAGGCACCGCCCCCGGCCATCCCGCCGCCGTCGCCGAAGTCGAAGGCCGCCTGGGGCGCCCCCCGGGCCTTGTGGGCGAGGGGCACGTAGCAGGCCCGGCCCGGCTCGCAGCACAAGGAAAAACCCACCAGTTCCGCCTGCATGGAATCCAGCGACGTGGTCTCGGTATCGAAGGCCACGACCCCCTTGGCCTTGGCCGCGGCGATCCAGGTCTTCAGCGCCTCCACGTCCTGCACCAGGACGTATTCGGTCTGCGGTGGCGAGGCGGGAGCGGGGCCGGCCGTCTTCAGCCGCGCCTCGGCCTTGGCGATCAGCGAACGGAAGGACTGGGCTTTGATGAAGTCCAGCAGCGCCGCCGGATCGGGCCGCTTGACCCGGAAATCGGCCAAGGGCACCGGCACCGGCACGTCGTCGCGAAGCGTCACCAGACGCTTGGAGACGCGGGCGCGGTCCGCCTGTTCCAGGAGCTTTTCGCGCCGCTTGGGCTGGGGGATTTCGGACGCATGGGCCAGCAGGGTTTCCAGGTCGCCGTATTCGTTGATAAGCTGGGCCGCCGTCTTCAGGCCGATGCCTTCGACGCCCGGCACGTTGTCCGAGGAATCGCCGGCCAGAGCCTGGACCTCGATCACCTTGTCGGGGCCGACGCCGAATTTTTCAGCCACTTCCGCCGGCCCGACGATCTTGTTCTTCATGGCGTCCAGCAGGGTGACGCCGGGCCCCACCAACTGCATCAGGTCCTTGTCGGAGGAAACGATGGTCACCTCCGCCCCCTGCCCGCGGGCCAGGCGGGCATAAGTAGCGATCAGGTCGTCGGCCTCGAAGCCTTCCATCTCGACGGACGCCACGTTGAGCGCCTTCGCCGCTTCCCGCATCAGGGGGAACTGGGGCACCAGGTCCTCGGGCGCCGGGGGCCGGTGAGCCTTGTAGTCGGGATAGATCTCGTTGCGGAAGGTGCGCCGGGCGGTATCGAAGACCACGGCGATGTGATCGGCGTCGGTCTCGTCCAGCAGCTTCATCAGCATGGCGGTGAAGCCATAGACCGCGTTCACCGGCGTCCCGTCGCCGCGGGTCATGGGCGGCAGGGCATGGAAGGCCCGAAAGATGAATCCCGAACCGTCGATCAAAAAGACGTGGCGGGGGGCGTTCAATGCCCGCCGCCGTGCCTGCGGCCTTCCTCGGCGAGCACGAAGCGGCGCGAGCAGTAGGGGCAGATCTTTTCGTCGCCTTCGATGGTCAAAAAGACGCGCGGATGGCCTTGCGGGCCGCCGCCGCCGTCGCAGGCCACGTGGCGGCTGTCGGTGGTGACGGTGTCTTCGGCTGCCATGG encodes:
- the polA gene encoding DNA polymerase I — translated: MNAPRHVFLIDGSGFIFRAFHALPPMTRGDGTPVNAVYGFTAMLMKLLDETDADHIAVVFDTARRTFRNEIYPDYKAHRPPAPEDLVPQFPLMREAAKALNVASVEMEGFEADDLIATYARLARGQGAEVTIVSSDKDLMQLVGPGVTLLDAMKNKIVGPAEVAEKFGVGPDKVIEVQALAGDSSDNVPGVEGIGLKTAAQLINEYGDLETLLAHASEIPQPKRREKLLEQADRARVSKRLVTLRDDVPVPVPLADFRVKRPDPAALLDFIKAQSFRSLIAKAEARLKTAGPAPASPPQTEYVLVQDVEALKTWIAAAKAKGVVAFDTETTSLDSMQAELVGFSLCCEPGRACYVPLAHKARGAPQAAFDFGDGGGMAGGGALVEGQIRKEAALALLKDLLEDDSVLKVGHNIKYDMQILARLGVGIRPIDDTMLLSYVLEGGLHGHGMDELAELYLGRRTIRYKEVVGSGRGQTTFDFVPLEKARDYAAEDAEVTLAFHRVLKPRLAAERLSTVYETLERPLVPILEAMERAGIKVDATQLRALSDDFARRMAALEREIHALAGRPFNLASPKQLGEILFDEMGLQGGKKGKTGAYSTDAGVLEELAELGHDLPGRLLDWRQIAKLKGTYTDALAAQIDPATGRVHTSFAMAATSTGRLASSDPNLQNIPVRTEEGRKIRRAFVAEKGHLLLSADYSQIELRLLAHVAGIDALKDAFRRGLDIHALTASQVFGVPLDGMDPAYRRRAKAINFGIVYGISAFGLARQLGISNGEAARYIEAYFAQYPGIQAYMERTKEEARKGGFVTTLFGRRCHIQGLNDRNPNVKGFAERAAINAPIQGGAADVIKRAMVRLPAVLERAGLKARMLLQVHDELVFEVPEAEARDTAALVKGVMEGAASLDVPLVVDTGIAPSWDEAH
- a CDS encoding zinc-finger domain-containing protein translates to MAAEDTVTTDSRHVACDGGGGPQGHPRVFLTIEGDEKICPYCSRRFVLAEEGRRHGGGH